A window of the Lactuca sativa cultivar Salinas chromosome 5, Lsat_Salinas_v11, whole genome shotgun sequence genome harbors these coding sequences:
- the LOC111878173 gene encoding uncharacterized protein LOC111878173 has translation MFSASPKLLCPYSFSFTKYPNYQLPFSPKIRFLYPHKPLIRCARKGSKRTGKSRYPSEKKKLKSIQQTQTDIDKFKGFWRLFKLGVPIDRDAGKDFLDVSDALLEEVAKVLEFPVASMLPPEAFTVLRKSFDARKSQKEPKFVYTVEMDVDKLLNLEPRTWDFISRLEPKIGVIEHTPHEKVIGDLINIIHNNKKLNQDKVKGENGHTSSLNSYKLPSTKKAKIAVVGSGPSGLFAALVLAEFGVDVTLIERGQPVEKRGRDIGALVVRRILQTESNFCFGEGGAGTWSDGKLVTRIGRNSGSVLSVMKTLVRFGAPESILVDGKPHLGTDRLIPLLRNFRQHLQDLGVNIRFGSRVDDLIVENGHVVGVNVSDSSGRLGFSSEKLGFDAVVLAVGHSARDVYQMLLSHNTELVPKDFAVGLRIEHPQESINIIQYSKLANEVRSGRGKIPVADYKVVEYVKREDNNDTPQRSCYSFCMCPGGQVVVTSIDASELCINGMSFSRRASKWANAALAVTVSPKDFNDLGFHGPLAGVDFQREFEQRAAIMGGGNFVVPVQNVKDFMDNKLSASNIPSSSYRLGVKAANLHELFPVHITEALQHSIMAFDQELPGFISNDALLHGVETRTSSPVQIPRNPDTFESMSLRGLYPVGEGAGYAGGIVSAAVDGMYAGFALAKSLDLYKADDIESLFGRTQSSGFNKY, from the exons ATGTTCTCTGCTTCCCCCAAGCTACTCTGCCCTTACAGTTTTTCTTTCACAAAATATCCTAATTACCAGCTCCCATTTTCACCCAAAATTCGCTTCCTTTATCCTCACAAACCCCTAATTCGATGTGCCAGAAAAGGGTCCAAACGAACAGGTAAGTCGAGGTACCCATCAGAAAAAAAGAAGCTAAAATCAATCCAACAAACTCAAACCGATATCGATAAGTTCAAAGGGTTTTGGAGGCTTTTCAAACTCGGTGTTCCCATTGATAGAGACGCTGGTAAAGattttcttgatgtttctgaTGCTTTGCTTGAGGAGGTCGCCAAAGTTCTTGAATTTccg GTTGCTTCAATGTTACCCCCAGAAGCTTTTACAGTTTTAAGGAAATCCTTTGACGCTAGAAAG AGTCAGAAGGAGCCGAAATTTGTGTACACAGTGGAAATGGACGTCGATAAGCTCTTGAATCTTGAACCCCGAACATGGGACTTTATTTCACGCTTAGAACCCAAAATTGGGGTAATCGAGCATACGCCTCATGAGAAAGTCATTGGTGATTTAATTAACATAATACACAATAACAAGAAACTCAACCAAGATAAAGTGAAAGGAGAAAATGGTCATACTAGTTCATTAAATTCTTACAAGCTTCCATCAACTAAAAAGGCAAAGATTGCAGTTGTGGGAAGTGGTCCATCTGGTTTGTTTGCTGCTCTTGTACTTGCAGAGTTTGGTGTTGATGTGACTTTAATAGAAAGAGGGCAGCCTGTCGAGAAACGTGGGCGTGATATTGGTGCTTTGGTTGTTAGGCGAATACTGCAAACCGAAAGCAACTTTTGTTTTGGCGAG GGTGGTGCAGGTACTTGGAGTGATGGAAAGTTGGTGACTAGAATTGGGAGGAACAGTGGAAGTGTTTTGTCT GTTATGAAAACCTTAGTTCGGTTTGGAGCTCCAGAAAGCATCCTGGTTGATGGAAAGCCCCATTTAGGAACCGATAGACTCATACCACTTCTCCGTAACTTTCGACAACATTTACAAGATTTGGGG GTTAATATAAGGTTTGGAAGTAGGGTGGATGATCTGATTGTAGAAAATGGTCATGTTGTTGGAGTGAATGTATCTGATTCAAGTGGGAGATTAGGGTTTAGTAGTGAGAAGCTGGGATTTGATGCAGTTGTTCTTGCAGTTGGGCATTCTGCACGTGATGTATACCAAATGCTTCTTTCTCATAATACGGAATTGGTCCCTAAAGATTTTGCT GTTGGTTTGCGGATTGAGCATCCACAAGAATCGATAAACATCATTCAG TACTCAAAATTGGCCAATGAGGTTCGAAGTGGACGTGGGAAAATACCAGTTGCAGATTACAAGGTTGTTGAATATGTCAAAAGAGAAGATAATAACGATACACCACAAAGGAGTTGTTATTCTTTCTGCATGTGCCCTGGTGGACAG GTGGTTGTAACGAGCATAGACGCATCAGAACTTTGTATAAATGGCATGTCATTTTCTCGAAGAGCATCTAAATGGGCTAATGCTGCACTTGCTGTCACTGTTTCACCAAAGGATTTTAATGATCTTGGTTTTCATGGACCTCTTGCAGGTGTTGACTTTCAG AGGGAATTCGAACAAAGAGCAGCTATTATGGGAGGTGGAAATTTCGTTGTCCCTGTGCAAAACGTTAAAGATTTCATGGATAATAAATTGTCTG CAAGTAATATACCATCTTCAAGTTACCGATTAGGGGTGAAGGCAGCAAATCTGCATGAGTTGTTTCCTGTTCATATAACAGAGGCATTACAGCATTCAATCATGGCGTTTGACCAAGAG TTACCAGGATTCATTTCCAATGATGCCCTTCTTCATGGAGTAGAG ACTAGAACTAGCTCTCCTGTCCAGATTCCTAGAAATCCAGACACTTTCGAGAGCATGTCATTGAGGGGATTATATCCAGTGGGAGAAGGTGCAGGGTATGCAGGTGGGATCGTGAGTGCAGCCGTTGATGGGATGTATGCTGGTTTTGCTTTGGCAAAAAGTCTAGATCTTTACAAAGCTGATGACATTGAATCACTTTTTGGAAGGACTCAAAGTTCTGGATTCAATAAATATTAA
- the LOC111878172 gene encoding translation initiation factor IF3-2, chloroplastic isoform X1, whose protein sequence is MAGVTTSCSIQPFKQPISLSAFQSKLSHLHLDLPNSSISRGCRITCRYGGGGGGGGYSRQGDSRRPKPPADEDPALDISSIRSSTVRLIDEEQNMVGVVSKTAAIQMAKDAELDLVILSPVADPPVVRMMDYNRYKYEQQRKKRDEQRKSSVHRVDQKELKMGYNIDVHDYTVRLKAAQKFLKDGDKVKLIVNLKGRENEFKNNAIELIRRFRDDVGELAIEESKNFRDRNMTLVLIPNKAILQQKETPKKKEKSTGTEISVTASVSP, encoded by the exons ATGGCCGGTGTTACCACCAGCTGCTCTATCCAACCTTTCAAACAACCAATTTCTCTTTCTGCTTTCCAATCAAAACTCTCCCATCTCCACCTTGACCTCCCTAATTCCTCCATCTCCCGCGGCTGTCGTATCACCTGCCGGTATGGAGGCGGCGGGGGCGGCGGAGGTTATTCGCGACAGGGAGATTCTAGGCGGCCTAAGCCGCCTGCTGATGAAGATCCAGCTCTTGATATCTCTAGTATCAG GTCAAGTACTGTGAGGCTTATTGATGAGGAACAAAACATG GTTGGTGTAGTATCTAAAACTGCTGCTATTCAGATGGCTAAAGATGCTGAACTTGACCTG GTTATATTGTCTCCGGTGGCAGATCCTCCTGTTGTCAGGATGATGGATTACAA CAGATATAAATATGAGCAACAAAGGAAGAAACGAGATGAGCAGAGGAAAAGTTCTG TTCATCGTGTGGATCAAAAGGAGCTTAAAATGGG TTACAACATCGATGTGCATGATTACACTGTGCGTTTGAAGGCTGCTCAGAAGTTTCTAAAAGATGGTGACAAg GTGAAACTAATAGTAAACTTGAAGGGACGTGAAAACGAGTTCAAAAATAATGCGATTGAGCTTATACGACGTTTCCGTGATGACGTAGGGGAG CTAGCGATTGAGGAGAGCAAGAATTTTAGGGACAGGAACATGACATTGGTGTTGATTCCAAACAAAGCTATTCTACAACAGAAAGAAACACCAAAGAAGAAAGAAAAGTCAACTGGGACTGAAATATCTGTAACTGCTTCTGTATCACCATGA
- the LOC111878172 gene encoding translation initiation factor IF3-2, chloroplastic isoform X2 produces MAGVTTSCSIQPFKQPISLSAFQSKLSHLHLDLPNSSISRGCRITCRYGGGGGGGGYSRQGDSRRPKPPADEDPALDISSIRSSTVRLIDEEQNMVGVVSKTAAIQMAKDAELDLVILSPVADPPVVRMMDYKYKYEQQRKKRDEQRKSSVHRVDQKELKMGYNIDVHDYTVRLKAAQKFLKDGDKVKLIVNLKGRENEFKNNAIELIRRFRDDVGELAIEESKNFRDRNMTLVLIPNKAILQQKETPKKKEKSTGTEISVTASVSP; encoded by the exons ATGGCCGGTGTTACCACCAGCTGCTCTATCCAACCTTTCAAACAACCAATTTCTCTTTCTGCTTTCCAATCAAAACTCTCCCATCTCCACCTTGACCTCCCTAATTCCTCCATCTCCCGCGGCTGTCGTATCACCTGCCGGTATGGAGGCGGCGGGGGCGGCGGAGGTTATTCGCGACAGGGAGATTCTAGGCGGCCTAAGCCGCCTGCTGATGAAGATCCAGCTCTTGATATCTCTAGTATCAG GTCAAGTACTGTGAGGCTTATTGATGAGGAACAAAACATG GTTGGTGTAGTATCTAAAACTGCTGCTATTCAGATGGCTAAAGATGCTGAACTTGACCTG GTTATATTGTCTCCGGTGGCAGATCCTCCTGTTGTCAGGATGATGGATTACAA ATATAAATATGAGCAACAAAGGAAGAAACGAGATGAGCAGAGGAAAAGTTCTG TTCATCGTGTGGATCAAAAGGAGCTTAAAATGGG TTACAACATCGATGTGCATGATTACACTGTGCGTTTGAAGGCTGCTCAGAAGTTTCTAAAAGATGGTGACAAg GTGAAACTAATAGTAAACTTGAAGGGACGTGAAAACGAGTTCAAAAATAATGCGATTGAGCTTATACGACGTTTCCGTGATGACGTAGGGGAG CTAGCGATTGAGGAGAGCAAGAATTTTAGGGACAGGAACATGACATTGGTGTTGATTCCAAACAAAGCTATTCTACAACAGAAAGAAACACCAAAGAAGAAAGAAAAGTCAACTGGGACTGAAATATCTGTAACTGCTTCTGTATCACCATGA
- the LOC111878195 gene encoding QWRF motif-containing protein 4: MIEELNPMWPNLKTREVSSRYKSPTPRRCPSPNTTRTATTPQVSTPNRAISAERRRPGTPKLPSYPSTPIHDTSINMEVITRKAIPSPMRSLSVSFQSDSFSMPTSKKEKPPPQALSDRTLKSSSNVSLKPSRKSTPERKRSPLKGKNVIDQSENSKPLESLHSKLVEQHRWPSRTSSKSKPLGKSTSDPARVLSSFSDKGKLEYDNLLRMSNLVSSRSQSLPAVTPNKPSILALKNVSPSRRSCSPLRQPCNSNKASVLTFIADIKKGKRVVDQIEDAHYLRLLHNRQIQWRFINATSEAGFNSQKSTAKKSLFNVWRSTSELHDSVAAKRIELNQLRLKLKLYSVLNQQMTYLNEWASIEKEHKLALSGANEDLESSTLRVPVTRGAMVDIETLESSLCSAIQVMETIGSSIQSTLSRMEGPNCLVSELATVVSHERALLDECEVLSTFVASLQAKEYSLRTHLVQLKQNWTPS, translated from the exons ATGATAGAAGAGCTTAATCCAATGTGGCCAAATTTAAAGACTAGGGAAGTTAGTTCTAGATACAAATCACCTACACCAAGGCGTTGTCCTTCTCCAAACACAACAAGAACAGCTACAACACCACAAGTATCCACACCAAATAGAGCTATATCTGCAGAAAGAAGACGACCCGGAACACCAAAATTACCATCATACCCCTCCACCCCAATCCATGATACATCTATCAATATGGAAGTGATAACCAGAAAGGCAATTCCTTCACCAATGCGTAGTCTAAGTGTTTCTTTCCAATCTGATTCATTTTCCATGCCCACTAGTAAGAAAGAGAAGCCACCTCCTCAAGCTCTTTCTGATCGAACCCTAAAGTCATCATCAAATGTATCACTTAAACCTTCTAGAAAGTCTACCCCTGAGAGGAAAAGAAGTCCACTCAAGGGTAAAAATGTCATCGACCAATCGGAAAACTCCAAACCTTTAGAGAGTTTACATTCTAAACTAGTGGAACAACATCGGTGGCCTAGCAGAACAAGTTCTAAATCTAAGCCTTTAGGAAAATCCACAAGTGATCCTGCGAGGGTATTATCGTCATTTTCCGATAAAGGAAAGTTGGAATATGACAATCTACTAAGAATGTCGAATCTTGTTTCTTCAAGGTCTCAATCTTTACCTGCTGTTACACCAAACAAGCCATCTATTTTGGCTTTGAAAAATGTCAGTCCTTCTAGAAGGTCTTGTAGTCCTTTGAGACAACCCTGCAACTCAAATAAAGCTTCTGTTCTCACATTTATTGCTGATATTAAAAAGGGAAAACGAGTTGTTGATCAGATAGAAGATGCTCATTATCTGAGACTACTTCACAATAGACAAATTCAGTGGAGATTTATTAATGCCACTTCAGAAGCTGGCTTCAACTCCCAGAAATCAACTGCTAAG AAATCTTTATTTAATGTGTGGAGAAGTACCTCAGAACTCCATGATTCAGTAGCTGCAAAGAGGATTGAGCTCAATCAATTGAGACTGAAGCTAAAACTTTATTCAGTTTTAAATCAACAA ATGACTTACCTCAATGAATGGGCTTCAATTGAAAAGGAGCACAAACTTGCTTTGTCTGGTGCTAATGAAGATCTAGAGTCAAGCACTCTTCGGGTCCCTGTAACTAGAGGTGCAATG GTGGATATTGAAACTTTGGAGTCTTCTCTTTGTTCAGCTATCCAAGTGATGGAAACAATTGGATCTTCCATACAGTCTACTCTATCAAGG ATGGAGGGACCAAATTGTCTGGTATCTGAACTTGCTACTGTGGTATCACATGAAAGGGCTCTTCTTGATGAATGTGAAGTTTTATCGACTTTTGTAGCTTCTTTACAG GCAAAGGAATACAGCCTTAGGACACACCTAGTACAATTGAAACAAAATTGGACACCTTCATAA